CTATGGAGCCCCACACACCCCTATGGGACCCCACACACCCCTATGGAGCCCCACACACCCCTATGGAGCCCCTCACACCCCTATGGAGCCCCTCACACCCTATGGGACCCCACACACCCTATGGGACCCCACACACCCTATGGAGCCCCACACACCCTATGGGACCCCACACACCCTATGGGACCCCACACACCCCTATGGAGCCCCACACACCCCTGTGTGACCCCACACACCCTTATGGAGCCCCACACACCCCTATGGAGCCCCAACACTCCCTATGGAGCCCCACACACCCTATGGAGCCCCAACACTCCCTATGGAGCCCCACACACCCTATGGAGCCCCACACACCCTTATGGGACCCCACACACCCTTATGGGACCCCACACACCCCTATGGAGCCCCACACACCCCTATGGAGCCCCACACACCCTATGGAGCCCCTCACACCCCTATGGAGCCCCTCACACCCCTATGGAGCCCCACACACCCTATGGGACCCCACACACCCTATGGAGCCCCACACACCCCTATGGAGCCCCACACACCCTTATGGGACCCCACACACCCCTATGGAGCCCCACACACCCTATGGAACCCCACACACCCCTATGGGACCCCACACACCCTATGGAGCCCCACACACCCTATGGAGCCCCACACACCCTATGGAGCCCCACACACCCCTATGGAGCCCCACACACCCCTATGGAGCCCCACACACCCTATGGAGCCCCACACACCCCTATGGAGCCCCACACACCCTATGGACCCCACACACCCCTATGGAGCCCCACACACCCCTATGGGACCCCACACACCCCTATGGGACCCCACACACCCCTATGGGGCCCCACACACCCCTATGGAGCCCCACACACCCCTATGGGGCCCCTCACACCCTATGGGGCCCCTCACACCCTATGGGGCCCCACACACCCCTATGAAGCCCCACACACCCTATGGAGCCCCTCACACCCTATGGGACCCCACACACCCCTATGGAGCCCCACACAACCCTATGGAGCCCCTCACACCCTATGGGACCCCACACAACCCTATGGAGCCCCACACACCCCACTGTGCCCAACATACCCCTCTGAAGCTACATGGAACCCCACAAATCCCTTCTGATCCTGCTTCTCCCTATGCAGACCTGCAGACCCTCCTGAGCCCTTTTAGCCCCATAGACTCCACTAAAGCACGCAGACCCCAGTGAGACCCCACtggacccttccaactctgcTGACCTCACTGTATCTTTctgaccccacagaccccactgAGATCCTCACAGGAGCCCTCTAAGCCCTCCTgacccccacagaccccacagCAGCCACCATGCCATCCCAAATGGAGCACGCCATGGAGACGCTGATGTTCACCTTCCACAAATACGCGGGTGACAAGAACTACCTGAGCAAGGATGACCTGCGTGCCCTGATGGAAAAGGAGTTCCCCGGATTCCTGGAGGTAAGAGGTTGAACAGTGGGACCACACTTAACCCCATAGCCCTATAAGCAATGGATACCTTGAGGTGGTGGGGAACAGAGCAGGGTCACACCTACCCCAGTGCTATATAACTCAGATGGGGCACAGTGGGGTCACAGCATATTATAAGGTGCTGACCTGCTTCTGCCCCTAGAACCAGCGTGACCCCATGGCTCTGGATAAGATCATGAAGGATCTGGATCAGTGCCGGGATGGCAAAGTGGGATTCCAGagtttcttctcactggtggcTGGACTGACCATCGCCTGCAATGATTACTTCGTGGTGCACATGAAGCAGAAGGGGAGGAAGTGAGAGACGGCCCCGCGGCCCCAATAAAGTGTTTTGTATGACTCTGCTGTGGCCTCTGCCTTGGGGTGGCTCCCCTCAGGTCCTCATCAATGTGGGGTTCCCATCTTTGGGTCCCCATCGCTATGGGAATCCCAGTCACAGATCCCTATCGCTGTGGGGTTCCTATACCCATAATCAGCCCTGAGTCCCCATCGCTGTGAGCTTCTCATCCCCAAACCCCCTTCACTGTGGGGTtcccaaccccatatcccaaTCATGTGAGGTTCTCACCCCCAAACCCCCTTCACTGTAGGGTTCCTGACCCCATATTTCAATCAGCCCTGAGTCCCCACATCCATGGGGTCCTCATCCCCAAACCCCCTTTACTGTAGGCTtcctgaccccatatcccaatCAGCCCTAAGTCCCTATCTCTGTGAGCTTCTCATCCCCAAACCCCCTTCACTGTAGGGTTCTGGACCCCATATCCCAATCAGCCCTGAGTCCCCATCTCTGTGGAGTTcccatccccatatccccataatCAGCCCTGAGTCTCCATCGCTGTGAGCTTCTCATCCCCAAACCCCCTTCACTGTGGGGTtcccaaccccatatcccaaTCATGTGAGGTTCTCACCCCCAAACCCCCTTCACTGTGGGGTTCCTGACCCCATA
This genomic interval from Excalfactoria chinensis isolate bCotChi1 chromosome 32, bCotChi1.hap2, whole genome shotgun sequence contains the following:
- the S100A10 gene encoding protein S100-A10 — protein: MPSQMEHAMETLMFTFHKYAGDKNYLSKDDLRALMEKEFPGFLENQRDPMALDKIMKDLDQCRDGKVGFQSFFSLVAGLTIACNDYFVVHMKQKGRK